A single Planctomycetota bacterium DNA region contains:
- a CDS encoding C25 family cysteine peptidase, with protein MASNLSATRKRGRGRYRRIVTACVSLLVLGLVAVCAVRAVAGLTDTRLPWSTFFNNPYVTYYTMDGKKVTDFETSSDPTNGGSAVQPSDIDIASGSPNPGSPGTAPSVWYGYYNGGTPWDPNDPATMNDDRLFFRLRVGSNPKNQGGSGDNFVAYHWNILIDSDGDGYKEYWLDLDGSEQPAPRLKLMYNNDNTQLMLDPTGSEINRWIALSIDTDNPPYSHTRALAVGDGTTQWFIDFQIPMSALKDKFGNQVVYPHTPIRLAYSTSASNTDPLQKDWMGYTPFGDIITYGTPSIRFTDKTLLPDTQYYRIGDQIYVVTTARSANQNMNAVETITVSVTNPSTGDVEWLTLVETGVNTGIFSNRGSASDPVSSPSTGNFGWIPSVSPNNTVAETWTATYDSANSRWVISGTVSGFQGYATAGTAFTSNNGQVSFTIYKTKSKPANGATITFQTYASDPLYTSTAPGTNDDGTLQVNAGDWITTRYVDNINNTGNYDDWAQIYGPNVPIIRFTRADGTDATTYQLTTGTPASDLIYVTVDHAAANTNPNTVQTIQVTITGTSGDLQTITLTETGPNTGVFRNTTGLASYASNTPTLNNNRFEEYVGGIAAATYTYGANQQVVDYANIIVPNAGTVAFVNGTGILDVEFYGNNDYMWIKVTDTNYDTNTNQRGVMTVTVTNPTTGDSELVTLYETGNGTHTYMNTLNDLQTTAGSAVVTSSYYNFQANGVVAGDTFLILSGPDMGTYTVQSVSGNSVTLTTTLTTTRTAANPVIFAVGDGTEDSMLLQAKLSDGSVAANDDYLESYNTNILEVRYVDTNPAGTLLDTAVFGASPTAATIAGLSAASEGGRVVVQWETTSEYGTAGFHLLRLHEASGKFQRVNSHLLPGLLTAPQGGTYRLVDPSAQAGKTYTYQLLEVETRGTERMHGPYRVTVQEALAGGVASADDLGPAGFSRRARPGPLPPSAAARAAEKLLEAANKEAKKAAKAAAAAEALPNVPDSQRALKIGLKEAGLYYVSAAEIGPALGMQPSAVAQAIRKGKLALTCRSRLVPYLPGPGNAGILFYGLPVQSIYTAENVYWLRDDRGLLMARGAGCGAAAGPTPGTFAHTEHAEVNQFALTALFTDPEADFWLWDFVFATPGYTAFAKKSFTILAPDAAASGTATLVVRLKGATSTDANPDHHARIAINGTLIGEGTWDGTQGLTLTLPFGQQLLQPGANTVTVEALADTGAAYSTFYVDSFDLTYQRFYLAVNGSLLCAAGDRDVVTVGRFAKPAISVFDVTDPWQPVLLEGATVEEENGSYLVSVPAAPGGVYFALTPGAIKTPLWMEADVPSRLAWKGNKADYVVIAPAALMDGAKALAAYREGKKFATMVVDLEDIYDEFSYGIVDPHAVQAFLAQAKGGWKTPPRYVALAGNGTYDYKNYQGFGDNLLPPLMMATDYGLFASDGLFAPGGMAIGRLPAANAAEMSAMVNKIGAYEAASGNWTRQVVLAADKPDPDAGFFPQDSDDLSGLVPAPYAVDKVYASQLPLAIARAKLIADLNSGAYLFNYIGHGSATQFGTNTLLSTSDVGALANGNRLPVVTAFTCLAGRFEVPGMQCLGKAFVVKSAGGGIAFWGPSALSENNPAKALAVEFFRQVFGRQEAVLGDAVLKASAAGPQTALIYQLLGDPALRLRRP; from the coding sequence ACGACCCCGCCACCATGAACGACGACCGCCTGTTCTTCCGCCTGCGGGTGGGCTCGAACCCCAAGAACCAGGGCGGGAGCGGCGACAACTTTGTCGCCTATCACTGGAACATCCTCATTGATTCAGACGGCGATGGGTACAAAGAATACTGGCTCGATCTCGACGGCTCCGAACAGCCCGCGCCCCGCCTCAAGCTGATGTACAACAACGACAACACGCAGTTGATGCTGGACCCCACCGGCAGCGAGATCAACCGCTGGATCGCCCTGAGCATTGACACCGACAATCCGCCATACTCCCACACCCGGGCGCTGGCAGTGGGGGACGGTACGACCCAGTGGTTCATTGATTTCCAGATCCCCATGAGCGCCCTGAAGGACAAGTTCGGCAACCAGGTGGTCTACCCCCACACCCCCATCCGTCTCGCCTACTCGACCAGCGCGTCCAACACCGACCCCCTCCAGAAGGACTGGATGGGCTACACCCCCTTCGGCGACATCATCACCTACGGCACGCCATCCATCCGTTTCACCGACAAGACGCTGCTGCCCGACACCCAGTACTATCGCATCGGCGACCAGATCTACGTGGTCACCACGGCGCGAAGCGCCAACCAGAACATGAACGCCGTCGAGACCATCACCGTCTCCGTCACCAACCCCTCGACGGGCGACGTCGAGTGGCTCACCCTGGTCGAGACGGGGGTGAACACCGGCATCTTCTCCAACCGAGGCTCTGCCAGCGACCCCGTCTCGTCGCCCTCCACGGGCAACTTCGGCTGGATACCGTCCGTGAGCCCCAACAACACCGTGGCGGAGACATGGACCGCCACCTACGACAGCGCGAACAGCCGATGGGTCATCTCGGGCACCGTCTCGGGCTTCCAAGGCTATGCCACCGCGGGCACGGCGTTCACCTCGAATAACGGCCAGGTCTCGTTCACCATCTACAAAACCAAGTCCAAGCCTGCCAACGGCGCCACCATCACGTTCCAGACCTATGCCTCGGACCCCCTCTACACCTCCACCGCGCCCGGCACCAACGACGACGGCACCCTCCAGGTGAATGCCGGCGACTGGATCACCACCCGCTACGTGGACAACATCAACAACACCGGCAACTACGACGACTGGGCCCAGATCTACGGGCCCAACGTGCCCATCATCCGCTTCACCCGGGCCGACGGCACCGACGCCACCACCTACCAACTCACCACCGGCACCCCCGCCAGCGACCTCATCTACGTCACCGTAGACCACGCCGCCGCCAACACCAACCCCAACACCGTCCAGACCATCCAGGTCACCATCACCGGCACGAGCGGCGACCTCCAGACCATCACCCTCACCGAAACCGGCCCCAACACCGGCGTGTTCCGCAACACCACCGGGCTGGCCTCCTACGCCAGCAACACCCCTACCCTCAACAACAACCGGTTCGAGGAATACGTCGGCGGCATCGCTGCCGCCACCTACACCTACGGCGCCAACCAGCAGGTGGTGGACTACGCGAACATCATCGTCCCCAACGCCGGCACCGTCGCCTTCGTCAACGGCACCGGGATTCTCGACGTCGAGTTCTACGGAAACAACGACTACATGTGGATCAAGGTGACCGACACCAACTACGACACGAACACGAACCAGCGGGGCGTCATGACCGTGACCGTCACCAACCCCACCACAGGCGACTCCGAGCTGGTCACCCTCTACGAGACCGGCAACGGCACCCACACGTACATGAACACCCTCAACGACCTCCAGACGACGGCCGGCTCGGCGGTCGTGACCTCCTCCTACTACAACTTCCAGGCCAACGGCGTGGTCGCGGGCGACACGTTCCTTATCCTCTCCGGCCCCGACATGGGCACCTACACGGTCCAGAGCGTGAGCGGGAACTCCGTGACCCTCACCACCACCCTCACCACCACCCGCACCGCCGCCAACCCCGTCATCTTCGCCGTCGGCGACGGCACGGAGGACTCGATGCTCCTCCAGGCGAAGCTCAGCGACGGCAGCGTCGCCGCCAATGACGACTACCTGGAGTCCTACAACACCAACATCCTCGAAGTGCGTTACGTGGACACCAACCCCGCCGGCACCCTCCTCGACACGGCGGTGTTCGGCGCCAGCCCCACCGCGGCCACGATCGCCGGCCTCTCCGCCGCCAGCGAGGGCGGCCGCGTGGTGGTCCAGTGGGAAACCACCTCGGAATACGGCACCGCGGGCTTCCACCTGCTGCGCCTCCACGAGGCCAGCGGCAAGTTCCAGAGGGTCAACAGCCACCTCCTCCCCGGACTCCTCACCGCACCGCAGGGCGGCACCTACCGCCTCGTGGACCCCTCGGCGCAGGCCGGCAAGACCTACACCTATCAGCTCCTCGAGGTCGAAACGCGCGGAACCGAACGAATGCATGGGCCGTACCGCGTCACGGTGCAGGAGGCCCTCGCCGGCGGGGTGGCCTCTGCTGACGACCTCGGGCCGGCCGGCTTCAGCCGGCGCGCGCGGCCGGGCCCGCTGCCCCCCAGCGCCGCGGCGCGCGCGGCGGAGAAGCTCCTGGAGGCCGCGAACAAAGAGGCCAAGAAGGCCGCCAAAGCAGCCGCAGCCGCCGAGGCGCTGCCGAACGTGCCCGACTCGCAGCGCGCCCTCAAGATCGGCCTGAAGGAAGCCGGCCTGTACTACGTCAGCGCCGCCGAAATCGGCCCCGCGCTCGGCATGCAGCCCAGCGCCGTCGCACAAGCCATCCGCAAAGGCAAGCTGGCCCTCACCTGCCGGAGCAGACTCGTGCCCTACCTGCCCGGCCCAGGCAATGCCGGCATCCTCTTCTACGGCCTCCCCGTCCAGAGCATCTACACCGCCGAAAATGTCTACTGGCTGCGCGACGACCGCGGCCTGCTCATGGCCCGCGGCGCCGGCTGCGGCGCTGCCGCAGGCCCCACGCCAGGCACCTTCGCCCACACCGAGCACGCCGAGGTCAACCAGTTCGCACTCACCGCACTCTTCACCGACCCCGAGGCCGACTTCTGGCTGTGGGACTTCGTGTTTGCCACCCCCGGATACACCGCATTCGCCAAGAAGTCGTTCACCATCCTGGCCCCCGACGCCGCGGCCTCGGGCACGGCCACCCTCGTCGTGCGCCTGAAGGGCGCCACATCCACCGACGCCAACCCCGACCACCACGCCCGGATCGCGATCAACGGCACCCTCATCGGCGAAGGCACCTGGGACGGCACGCAGGGGCTCACCCTCACCCTGCCCTTCGGCCAGCAGCTCCTCCAGCCGGGCGCCAACACGGTCACCGTCGAGGCCCTCGCCGACACGGGAGCGGCCTACAGCACCTTCTACGTGGACTCGTTCGACCTCACCTACCAGCGGTTCTACCTGGCTGTGAACGGCAGCCTGCTGTGCGCGGCAGGCGACCGCGACGTGGTGACCGTGGGGCGGTTCGCCAAGCCGGCCATCTCGGTCTTCGACGTGACCGACCCCTGGCAGCCGGTGCTGCTCGAGGGCGCCACCGTGGAAGAGGAGAACGGCAGCTACCTGGTCAGCGTGCCGGCGGCGCCCGGCGGCGTCTACTTCGCGCTCACCCCGGGCGCGATCAAGACCCCCCTGTGGATGGAGGCCGACGTGCCGTCGCGCCTGGCCTGGAAGGGCAACAAGGCCGATTACGTGGTGATCGCGCCCGCCGCCCTGATGGACGGCGCCAAGGCCCTGGCCGCCTACCGCGAGGGCAAGAAGTTCGCCACGATGGTGGTGGACCTCGAGGACATCTACGACGAGTTCAGCTACGGCATCGTGGACCCCCACGCCGTGCAGGCCTTCCTGGCCCAGGCCAAGGGCGGCTGGAAGACGCCGCCCCGCTACGTCGCCCTGGCCGGCAACGGCACCTACGACTACAAGAACTACCAGGGCTTCGGCGACAACCTCCTGCCGCCCCTGATGATGGCCACCGACTACGGGCTCTTCGCCTCCGACGGGCTCTTCGCGCCCGGCGGCATGGCCATCGGCCGCCTGCCCGCCGCCAACGCCGCCGAGATGTCGGCCATGGTCAACAAGATCGGCGCCTACGAGGCCGCCAGCGGCAACTGGACCCGGCAGGTGGTGCTCGCGGCCGACAAGCCCGACCCCGACGCAGGCTTCTTCCCGCAGGACAGCGACGACCTCTCGGGACTCGTGCCCGCGCCCTACGCGGTAGACAAGGTCTACGCCTCGCAACTGCCCCTCGCCATCGCCCGGGCGAAGCTGATCGCCGACCTGAACAGCGGCGCCTACCTGTTCAACTACATCGGCCACGGCAGCGCCACCCAGTTCGGCACCAACACGCTGCTCAGCACGAGCGACGTGGGCGCACTGGCCAACGGCAACCGCCTGCCCGTGGTCACCGCCTTCACCTGCCTGGCCGGCCGCTTCGAGGTGCCGGGCATGCAATGCCTGGGCAAGGCCTTTGTCGTCAAGAGCGCGGGCGGCGGCATCGCCTTCTGGGGCCCCTCCGCGCTGTCCGAGAACAACCCGGCCAAGGCACTGGCCGTGGAGTTCTTCCGCCAGGTGTTCGGACGCCAGGAGGCGGTCCTCGGCGACGCCGTGCTCAAGGCCTCGGCCGCAGGGCCGCAGACGGCCCTCATCTATCAGCTCCTCGGCGATCCCGCGCTGCGCCTGCGCCGGCCGTGA
- a CDS encoding PqqD family protein, whose translation MPERDWAAVFRKRDDVVTRQIVGETILVPVRGQLINMQKLFCLNPVAAFVWDHVNGQQTLAEIRDAVAAAFEVQPAQAAADLQEFVAELLGAELIEEGPRPCPAPSRSR comes from the coding sequence ATGCCCGAACGCGACTGGGCTGCGGTGTTCCGAAAGCGCGACGACGTGGTCACGCGCCAGATCGTCGGCGAGACCATCCTCGTGCCCGTCCGCGGCCAGCTCATCAACATGCAGAAGCTCTTCTGCCTCAACCCCGTGGCCGCCTTCGTGTGGGACCACGTGAACGGCCAGCAAACCCTCGCCGAAATCCGCGACGCCGTGGCCGCGGCGTTCGAGGTCCAGCCTGCCCAGGCGGCGGCCGACCTCCAGGAGTTCGTGGCGGAGCTGCTCGGCGCCGAGTTGATCGAGGAGGGCCCCCGGCCATGTCCTGCCCCCAGCCGGAGCCGCTGA
- a CDS encoding radical SAM protein, with product MSCPQPEPLSDSEFLRRLNQRATAQRVPLAGSLALTARCNLRCAHCYLPPHRDNGARPTRELDTAAWLSILDQAADAGCLELLLTGGEPLRRPDFPALYRHARRRGMLVTVFTNGTLVSDDTVALFTDLPPRQIEISLYGATAETYERVTGVRGSFERCLAGLRRLLEAHLPVSLKTVLMTLNVHELPALRRLAQAHGVKFRLDPAVFPRLDGDPTPLQWRVPPREAVALEMADEFTLRASRELFRQQRALPPVATLYQCSAGVTAFHVDADGALRPCVMVAQPSADLRAQSFRRAWESVIPALRERTPPPAFACSACDKRSLCGYCPAFFALETGAEGTPSAYLCALGQLRHAAILTTTGERNPVQREEVHNGLCNPTNEETGLREAPAASH from the coding sequence ATGTCCTGCCCCCAGCCGGAGCCGCTGAGCGACAGCGAGTTCCTGCGGCGCCTGAACCAGAGGGCCACCGCGCAACGGGTGCCGCTGGCCGGCAGCCTCGCACTCACCGCCCGCTGCAACCTGCGCTGCGCGCACTGCTATCTGCCGCCCCATCGGGACAACGGCGCCCGGCCGACGCGCGAGCTCGACACAGCGGCCTGGCTCTCGATTCTCGACCAGGCGGCGGACGCCGGCTGCCTGGAACTCCTCCTCACCGGCGGCGAGCCGCTGCGGCGCCCCGACTTCCCCGCCCTCTACCGGCACGCAAGGCGCCGCGGGATGCTGGTGACCGTGTTCACGAACGGCACCCTGGTGTCGGACGACACCGTCGCCCTGTTCACGGACCTCCCGCCGCGGCAGATCGAGATCAGCCTCTACGGCGCCACCGCGGAAACGTACGAGCGGGTCACCGGCGTCCGCGGCTCCTTCGAACGCTGCCTGGCCGGCCTCCGCCGGCTGCTCGAGGCGCACCTGCCCGTGAGCCTCAAGACCGTGCTGATGACCCTCAACGTCCACGAACTGCCCGCCCTCCGCCGCCTCGCCCAGGCGCACGGGGTGAAGTTCCGCCTCGACCCGGCCGTCTTCCCGCGTCTCGACGGCGACCCGACGCCGCTCCAGTGGCGCGTGCCGCCCCGCGAGGCCGTGGCCCTCGAAATGGCCGACGAGTTCACCCTGCGCGCCTCGCGCGAGCTCTTCCGCCAGCAGCGCGCGCTCCCGCCTGTGGCCACCCTCTACCAGTGCTCGGCAGGGGTCACCGCCTTCCACGTGGACGCCGACGGCGCCCTGAGGCCGTGCGTGATGGTCGCCCAGCCGTCGGCCGACCTGCGCGCGCAGAGCTTCCGCCGCGCCTGGGAGAGCGTGATCCCGGCCCTCCGCGAGAGGACGCCGCCGCCGGCATTCGCGTGCAGCGCCTGCGACAAGCGCTCCCTGTGCGGCTACTGCCCCGCCTTCTTCGCGCTGGAAACCGGCGCCGAAGGCACCCCTTCGGCCTACCTGTGCGCCCTCGGACAACTCCGCCACGCGGCCATCCTGACCACGACGGGGGAGAGGAACCCTGTGCAACGAGAGGAAGTCCACAATGGACTCTGCAACCCGACGAACGAAGAAACTGGCCTACGAGAAGCCCCGGCTGCGAGCCATTGA